CGTGAACAATCTGATCGCAAGCGAGCCGACGATGGAAGAGATCGACGAGTTCCTGGGGTCCTACGATACCTTGATGAGCCAGCCGGTCGTCCTGCACTGAACGCACCGTCCGGGCCCGTCGTCTTTACCAAGACCGGCCCGGCAGTCAAGCCATGGTAAGCTTGATGCATGTGTCAATTACTTGCCATGAATTGCAATGTCCCGACTGACATTGTCTTCAGCTTCACCGGTTTCGCCCACCGCGGCGGCCGCACCGATACCCACCATGACGGCTGGGGCATCGCTTTCTTCGAGGGCGCCGGCGTTCGCCATTTCGTCGATCACCAGGCCGCCATCGCTTCCCCGATCGCCGAACTGATCAAGCAGTACCCGATCAAGTCGCTGAACGTCATCGCCCACATCCGCAAGGCCACGCAAGGCCAGGTTGCGCTGGAAAACTGCCATCCTTTCGTGCGCGAGCTCTGGGGCCGCTACTGGGTCTTCGCCCACAACGGCGACCTGAAGGCCTTCAAGCCGACCCTCGACGGCGCCTTCCACCCGGTCGGCAACACCGACAGCGAACATGCCTTCTGCTTCCTGCTGCAGGAACTGCGCGCACGCTTCGGCGACCGCGCACCGGCCATGCCGGCCCTGCGCGCGGCGATCCGCGACCTGGTCCAT
This window of the Massilia sp. WG5 genome carries:
- a CDS encoding class II glutamine amidotransferase yields the protein MCQLLAMNCNVPTDIVFSFTGFAHRGGRTDTHHDGWGIAFFEGAGVRHFVDHQAAIASPIAELIKQYPIKSLNVIAHIRKATQGQVALENCHPFVRELWGRYWVFAHNGDLKAFKPTLDGAFHPVGNTDSEHAFCFLLQELRARFGDRAPAMPALRAAIRDLVHVIARHGTFNMMLSDGTALFAHCSTKLCYVIRQYPFDKACLADEDLSVDFSQVTTPNDRVAIIVTTPLTTNETWTEFAPGELKVFVDGLPQPE